ACCTTAGAGTTACATGTACACTCATCAACCCATTGACACCATTTTTTGTTGAATCCCAGAAGTTCCAAAATCTTTCTCATGAAAGACCAGTTAATCTTATCATAGGCCTTCTCGAAGTCTACCCTAATCCCGAGACCCTCCACCTTTTCTTTGAAGCCCTATGCAATCAGTTCGCTAGCCGTGACAAAAGCATATGTAAGAAGTCTCCCTTTCAAGAAAGCTGATTGAGAAGAAGATATAAGGCCCGGCAGCACTTCTTCCAATCGGTTAGCTAAGACTTTCGAGATTATATTGTGGATTCCGTTGAGCAAGCTGATGGGTCTGAAATCCTTCGCTCGAACTGCTCCATTCTTTTTGGGGATCAAACAAATATAAGAGAAATCGATAAGACGCGTAGAGAGCCGTTCGTCATATAGTTCTAGAAAAATGTTGAACACATCTTCCTTAATAACCTTCCGGAATGTCTGATAAAAACTCATAGAAAAGCTATCAGGTCCAGGTGCTTTGTCCCTTCCGAGTTGAAAGGTAGCTTTTTTAATCTCCTCCAAGCTAAAATAGAATCACGCTATAGGTTTAGTCATATACTTTGAAATAGAATCAAGCTAGGAATTAATTAAACGGCTTTTCATTCTAATTTCAATATCCTTACagctttttctcaaaaaaaaaaaaaaaatccttacaACTATTCCTTACAACTATTCCAAAGCTCGTAAAATTTGGGACCCATTGATAAAGTAAAACTGCATGTGGGATTTAATGCAACGCAATAGCTCTCTAGAAGCTTAATTGGTGAAGTCGGAGATCGAGTACTAGACTGAGACCAAATGCAATTAAACCATCCGTGCAATATCTCCAAATAAGCCACTAGCATCACATTTGCAAGTGCAATGTACAATTAGTTAGTTACCAATGGCTTAATCATAGCACAATAGATAGAGAACGTAATGTACGTGGGCTTATTTGAATAAtgatttatacaaatataagCGTAGAAATATACAAATAGATTCATAAAATTTATGATAAGATTTGAATTCCAAAACTAATGTTGAAGAACCCACTATTCTCGAGTAGTTATGACCATAGAACATATTTCCATATATATGCTAATAATATctcaattaataatttatcaGATACTATAAATACTATATGTGTAATTTACTGTAAATTTTAGCTTAGATTATCCTCTAAATATTTTCATATCATCGTTCTTCTTCgatagtttaagcttttagaaagTCCTAAGTTCAAAATCTTTATAATAATCAAAAaggatttttgtaaattttaagatcaaatttaaaaaccaaatcAACCCACTAAGTAAGTAATAATCATGTAGGACCAGCTTGTAAATAAATATCAAAGCAGCGGATACTTGTGCAACTCATCAGATCCACCCACCCAAAAAGCCAAAACCGAACCCGACCAATCAGAGCGcgagagaaattaaaaaaaaaaagaaaaaaagaaaaacatctgAGGCTCGGGAAGTGCGAGCCAATCACATTCGCCGAGGGCATCCTTGTAAATCTCTCCAAACATCCGAGGCCGTGTCCGGTGTAACGGCCAACAAAAACTGCGCTCCTAGCTATTAGGCTGACACGTGGGGCCCACATAAAATAGTATGGAGGGTGAAATGCTAAAATGACAACGTATCTTCCCTGTACTATTCCACAGTTTCAAATTCGTCACTGTCCTAATCTGAGTACGCTTGGCACAGGGACGGAGATGTAATATTGGAATAGCACAGGGACTACTGCTCATCAATTTGACAATTTCATCCAAAAAAAACTTCGGGGCGAAATCAatgcaaatttaattttaattgggTCGGTTAGCTTAATCTCATTCTCTGCGTCGCCTCACCCACACAAATCATAATTACACAAATTTAATCCCAAATTTTCCGAGAAGCCCAGTAAAATCCTACGCCCCAATTACCCCAAAATCCCTTCTCTAGTGTGATCTTAAAAAATCTCTCCTTTCACCATCTTTTATTGTCTTGTGATTCAGCTTCTGCTTTTTCAGGGCGCAGCTTTGGCCTCGCGCTTGGTTGTACCAGTACCAAAAAAAGCTACATAGAAAAGAGAAAcagtggggagagagagagagtgttgtgtgtgagaggagaggagggagagagagagagagggggtgttGCGAAAATGGGTTGAGAGTGGATGAGAAAAGCGGCTGGGGATCTACTATCGCAGCTGCTTTTGAGAACCCACTTCGTATTTTGGCCTATGGTATGCTCCCCCCTCCATAAAAATTGCTTCTTTTTTACTCTTATGATGGGAAAACCTTGTTGATGATATCTAAGTTTTTCGTGATCTGGATCAGTTTTGATCCGATTCATCTCAAAACTTGATTTTTGTAGTAGTTTgtaggtctctctctctcttgctcacTTGATTGGACTCGATCTTCTGATTTCAGAGATTATTTTTTGTGTCTTGAGGTTAACCAGTTGTGAAGTCGGATCAAAACTAATTTTCCTTTTTGACTATTTTTGATGAGTTTTGCTGGGTGAGTAGGTGAGATTTTTGATCACTTAGAAGAGTTTGTGCTTCTGTTACTGTGATTAAGCCTCCTCTTTTGAATGCACTTTTCCTGCTCTAATTTGTTTGCTTTTGTTCTGATTTATTCGTTGCTTTTTCCCCTTCATACTGAGGTGAGGTTAAATATTGATGCATAGATTGTCTTTTATTCTTTTGCACTTTGGATCTTCCTATTCCTGCGGAATATTTAGAGTAGAACATTTGATTTTGCGAGTTCCAGGCATTTTAAGTTAGTATTTTTTGCATCATTTTGTAAATGTGTTCAGATATTCTGATCTGGAGAGTCTGATCTAGGAACTTTCGTGGTCGATTTAGCTCTCTGATGTGATTTTTGTGACATTGGCAatctttttgttttgattttttttatcccaGCTTAATACTACTTTCTACTAATAAGCtgatttcttttgattttttcagTTATTTACCATCTTATTACCATATTGTCATGAATCAGATTATGCATTGTGCTTTGCAAGATATTATATTTACTTTGTTACTCACAGGTTTAAGCGGGAAACTAAATGTTTGATACGTGAgatttctcttccttttttttttttcatacttttcctttttgtcaaacaaaaaatttaagggAGATATAAGTGACGAaactaaaagaaattaaaatggcCTAAATGTATTCAACAGCTTTGTTTAGTTGTGTTTCCATTTCTTCCATTAGTGATGTTGGTAGAAAAATAGAATAAGTGCCTAATCATGTAGTTCATTTGTCAAGAAAACCTTCTGACTTTgactttgttttcttctttgtttttcccttctcttttttttttcttttaattcttcTCTTAATGAAGTTTCTTCCTcattccctttctttttttggcaTGCAAATTGATCCATAATTTTTCTTATGATTTTCTTCCTTTAATCAATGTTCTGATTACTTGACTCTTTGAGATAAGTGATGTGTAACATCTAACCGGAGTTCTTAAGCTACTCCCCAAGTAATCTAACTGCTTTTTGAATCAAATTTGCCGATGGGGTAATATCTCGCTTGCCAAGTCCAAGAGTTCTTTTTGCTATCCCGTAAAACTTTTATTCACTTGCTGATTCTAACTTTTTTTATGCAACTTTGCAGGTCCATTACTAATCAGAGTAGCACCTACAAGACATTTCTTTCACTGTTAGCAACCAGTTTTGCCTATCTGTTTAGATTGTGTGTAGATTCTATTTAGCTCTCCTTCTGGCTTGGATCTATAACTTAGTTCATAATTGGTACCAAACCTGTGCCATCTCAAATCCGAAAGAGGCAGATTCGTTTTACTTTATTGGATTGATGGCGACTTTGTCACATGCTGAATCAAGGCGGCTGTACTCATGGTGGTGGGACAGTCATATCAGCCCGAAGAATTCCAAGTGGCTTCAGGACAATCTTACAGGTACTATTTCCACCTTAATTTGTTGTTCCGAGTGTTTTGTTATGAACTGTAAAtgtggatttttttaaaaaatatttcttctaCTGTGCATATAATAGAAATTATAAAGAAATGTGTGTTCCGACTTTGTTAGATTTGATATTCTTTGTCGAAGCTTTTTTATTTGCTGAACATCAGCACTAATGCTAGTAGATTGTTATCAAGCTGCTGCTTTATCgttcaaaatattatgaatgATAACACAAATCTTGAGGTTTGATTTTAAATTGCTACAACACATTTTATCTTCATTTCTGCATGCTGAGAGTTTTCTAGTGACTGATGATCATAAAGATGTGAGTTGAGCTAAATAGATTCGTATATGGCATTATATAAAAGCATACGCAACATTCAGACTTGAATTGATTCTCTATCTCATATTGAATGATCTTTCCACTAATAAAAAAAGTTCTGTGCTTTACTTCGACAGATATGGACATGAAGGTCAAAGGAATGATCAAACTCATAGAAGAAGATGCTGATTCGTTTGCAAGAAGAGCGGAGATGTACTATAAGAAACGTCCCGAGCTTATGAAATTGGTGGAGGAATTTTATCGTGCATACCGCGCTTTAGCAGAGCGGTACGACCATGCCACAGGGGCGCTTCGTCAGGCTCATAGAACCATAGCCTCTGTTGCTGAACAATTCCCAAACCAGATTCCTCTAGTATTATCTGATGAATCGCCAACTAGTTCTTCTGGGCTTGAAATTGAACCTCACACTCCTGAAATGGCCGCACCAGTTCGTACACTTTTTGATCACGACGAAGTACAAAAAGATGCATCATCGCCACAATTGCATGTTGTTAAGAGGAATGGGGCTTATTCCGAGGAAAAGGGGCTGAAACAGTTGAATGATATGCTCTCGACTGATGAAGGGAGAGTGAGAAAAGGCCTCAACTTTCAAGGTGAAGAGAAAACAATTAAGTTGAAAGAGAAAGACGATTCAAATAATGAGATAAAGAGTTTGCAAGAAGAAGTATCTCGTTTGAAAGATCAGATAACCTCAGAATCTCACAGGGCAAATAAGGCTGCGAGTGAAATCCAAAGCCTTAAGGAGGCCCTTGAACACTTAAACTCTGAGAAAGAGGCAGCTGTTGTTAATTATCAGGCATGTATTGAGAGATTATCCACTGTCGAACATCAACTCTCCAATTCAGAGAGTGAACTTAAGAAGCTTACTGATGATATGGCAAGGGAAATCGAGAAGCTAAATAGCATTGAAGAGCTCAACCAAACTCTACAATTGCAGAAAGATATCTTAGAAGAGATAGTAAAGGCGAAGGAGAAAGAACTGGAGCAAAAGCAAGAGGAGATGGAGAACCTCCAGAACAGCCTACAAGATGAGCGCGAGCAACGCATTCAAGCTGAGCAGGCTTTTCGATGTATGGAAGATCTGCACACCAAATCCCAAGAAGAACTGAAAAAATTGGTTGTAGAGATTCAGAAAGTGAGGGAGAAGTTGAATGAGTTGGAGCGGAACAAGTTGGATTTAGAAATGACAGTTTGCAAGCTTAAGGAGGAAATTGACAGACTAAATGAACAAAATCTCACCTCGCAGCGCATCATAAAAGATCTGCATAACGAGATGAACTTATTGAAGGAAGCAAAGGAGAAGCTTGAAAATGAGGTGGGATTCCatttagaagaaaaagaaactcttcAGAAAGACCTATATCAGAGGAAAGAAGAAATTGAGAGACTAAATAGGCAAATTATCTCCTCTGAGCTTATGATGAAGGATTTTCATAATGACGCAAATTCTCTGAAGGAAGCAAAGGAGAAGCTCGAAAATGATGTAGGGTTCCatttagaagaaaaagaagctctTCAGAAAGACCTTAGTCGGCACAAAGAAGAAATCGAGAGATTAAACAAACGTTCTCTCTCCTCTGAGCTTGTGATAAAGGATCTTCATAATGACATAAATTTGTTGTTGGAGGTGAAGGGGAAACTCGAAAATGATGTAGGGTTCCATgtggaagaaaaagaagctctTCAGAAAGACCTTAGTTGGCACAAAGAAGAAACCAACAGATTAAATGAACACAATCTCTCCTACGAGATTACGATAAAGGATCTTCATAATGACCTAAACTCGTTGAAGGAGGCAAAGGAGAAGCTTGAAAATGATGTAGGGTTCCACgtagaagaaaaggaagctcTTCGGAAAGACCTTAGTTGGCACAAAGAAGAAATCAACAGATTAAATGAACACAATCTCTCCTCCGAGCTTGTGATAAAGGATCTTCATAATGATCTAAACTCGTTGAAGGAGGCGAAGGAGAAGCTTGAAAATGATGTAGGGTTCCAtgttgaagaaaaagaaactcttcACAATGACCTTAGTCGGCACAAAGAAGAAATCGACAGATTAAATGAACAGAACCTCTCCTCCGAGCTTATGATAAAGGGTCTTCATAATGACGTAAACTCGTTGAAGGAGGCAAAGGAAAAGCTTGAAAATGATGTACGGTTTCATGTAGAAGAAAAGGAACCTCTTTGGAAAGACCTTAGTTGGCACAAAGAAGAAATCAACAGATTAAATAAACACAATCTCTCCTCCGAGCTTATGATAAAGGATCTTCATAATGACCTAAACTCGTTGATGGAGGCAAAGGAGAAACTTGAAAATGATGTAGGGTTCCAtgttgaagaaaaagaaactcttcAGAAAGACCTCAGTCGGCACAAAGAAGAAATTGACAGATTAAATGAACACAACCTCTCCTCTGAGCTTATGATAAAGGATCTTCATAATGATGTAAACTCGTTGAAGGAGGCAAAGGAGAAGTTTGAAAGTGATTTAAGGTTCCATgtagaagaaaaggaagctcTTCAGAAAGACCTTATTCAGCGTAAAGAAGAAATTGATAGATTAAATGAGCACATTCTTTCTTCTGAGCTCAGGATAAAGGATTTCCAAAAGGACATAAATTCGTTAAGGGAAGCAAAGGAAAGGCTCGAAGATGATGTAGGGTTGTATTTAGAAGAAAAAGCAGCTCTTCAGAAAGACCTTAatcagaaaaaagaagaaatcgaTGGCCTAAAGGAACAAAATCTCTCCTCTGTGCACATGAGAGAAGATCTCCATAAcgaaataaatttattgaaggAAACAAAGGAGAAGCTCGAAAGTGAAGTGGGGTTCCATTTAGGAGAAAAAGCTGTTCTTCAGGAAGACCTTAATCGGCACAAAGAAGAAATTTATGGCCTAAATGAACAAAATCTCTCCTCTGTGAGCTTGATAAAAGATCTCCATAAcgaaataaatttattgaagcAAGCAAAGGAGAAGCTCGAAAATGAAGTGGGGTTCCATTTAGGTGAAAAGGAAGCTCTTCAGAAAGACCTTACTAGGCataaagaagagagaaatgaTCTAGAACAGAAACATAAAAATCTAGCGGGGGAGGTTGAGGGGTTCAGAAATAATTTACAGACAGTCCAGGTTTTAGTTAAAGAGTTGCAGAGTGAAAATATGGAACTGAAAGAGACATGCAGCAAATATGAGATTGAAAATGGCGTCCTGGTAGAAAAGGTGAAAGATATGGAGGAAGTTTCTGAAAAGAGTGCAGTATTAGAAAACTCTCTTTCAGATGCCAATGCTGAATTAGAAACCTTGAGAGAGCAGATAACGTCACTGGACGCTTCTAGAAACTCCCTCAGCGAAGAAATTTCCACACACATATCCGAGAAAGCTGTTCTGGTTTCCCAGGTAGAGACCCTTCACCGGAATATTGCTGAGGTTTCAGAAAAAATTTCCTTCTTGGAAAATTCATTATCTGATGCCAACGCTGAACTTGAGTGTTTGAGAGAAAAGTTGAAAGACTCTGAAGAATCTGGCCAGTCTCTTCTTACTCAGAACTCCAGTTTGCTTGCTGAAAAGAATAATCTTGTCTCCCAGGTAAGAATACAATAGCCATTCCCCCCGGTATTAAGACTTCATCCGTTTTTTCAAGACATTACATTTGATTATTCAGCTTCATTTAATTAGTGTTTTCTTGTGCGAAAGAGGCTTCGTCTGTTTTCATATAACATTCCTATCAACCTTTCAGTAAGTTGTGCTTTTCCACTATCCCTAGTAAATCTGATATGCAAGGTTGGTTTTCAGGTGGAAAGCATAACACTGCTTCTGCAAAATATGGAGAGTAGGCACGCAGAACTAGAAGACAAGCACTCATCTTTATCGAGGGAGAAAGATCTCACACATAATCACGTGAAGGAGTTGCAAGATCTATTGGATGTTAAAAATAAGGAACACGAAACTGTCATCGAATCACGTCAGATGAAATTGGTAGCTTTAGAAAACCAGATTCATTCGCTGGAAGAAAAGAACCAATCTACACAGGAGAAGCTCGAAGAGGAGCAGCTGAAATATATGGGTGCTTCGATGAACATACTTGTCTTGGAAAGAAATTTGGTAGATGTGAAAGAGAACAACTCAACTCTTCTTGCAGAATGTCAGAAGTACCTGGTGTCATCTCAACTTGCAGAGAAGCTAGTTTCACAATTCAAGCAggaaattttaaataaagaaaaagagataagaTCGCTGTCGCAGCATAATGAGAAGCTGAGAGAAGGGGTTAATCTGCTTGCAAGTACACTTAATATTAACGAAAAGTTGGGATCTTCAGAAAGAGTTGAAGATGAAGTTCTCTTGAAAACGATCTGGTCTGAGACAGGCAACATAATGAATTTAATGGCGGATACGGAGGATGAAAACCAATTTATGAATACTGAGATATCAGTTCTTGCCACACTTCTAAGGCAGATAGGACTCGATTTGTCTGAACTCAGATCACAAAAATGCATTCTTAAGTGTGAACTTGAGACCAAGGTTAAGGAAATTGTTGCTTTGGAGAAAAAGAATCATGAAATCTTAGGGTTAAATGAACAACTACGGAAAGGCATTGAAACAGGCGACAAAAGGGCAGAGGCATTGAAGAGTGAGATGGAGGTTTTAAgtggaaagctattgaatttgaAGGAAGCTTACTTGACATCACAGGGTGAGATTGCCAACTTGATTGAGAAGAATGAATCTATTTCAAAAGAATTACAGACTTTGATCGAGAAACACAATGAGCTGCAAGAGGAAAGCAGTTCTATCTTTGCCGAGCGTATGAGGCTGGAAAATTTGTATTTGTTCTTCAGTAGTCTTAGTGATGAAAGAGCATCACAATTGACTTTAACGAGCGATCAGATTGATTCTCTTCATTTGGTTAAAAACGAACTCGAGAAGGGAATCAGAGGATTGAGCAGCAGGACAGAAGTGCTAGAGTCAGAAAATAAGCACCTGAAGGATTCTATGATTTACTTGGAGGAGCTCAAGACTCGCTTAGTGAgtttagagtttgatttgaacACTACGAGGAACTTTTATGAAGAGTTGAACCTTGAAATTGAAGATGGGCTGAGCCTACTGATTGAGAAGGACAGAGAGTTATCAGAAGAGGGTAAGAAAGTTCAAGCCTTGCAAGAAAATCACATGGATCTTTGCAAAGTTGTTGACGCACTTCAGCTTGATATTGAAGGTGCCAAGCTGGTGAAAGAAGAGCTAGAAAAGAAAACCTCTACTTTATCTGAGGGGAATGCCTATAAAGATAATGAGATTGCTCGCCTGCAACAAGCAAATGAGACTCTTCAAGGAGAAATTGATAGATTGGTGAAAGAGGTCGGGACTCTTAGAAGGAGGGAAGAGGATCTGACCTATGAACTGCAGCAAGAAAGAGATGAGGTCGAGCAGTGTGAAAGAGATATTGTAGTATTATTGAGTGATATTATAAAGTCTTCAGTTAATTCCACGGTGTATAAAGAGAAAGTGCTTGAGTTAATAATAGAAGGTGAGGGCCTCGAGATAAGTGCTCTAACCCAAAAAGAGATCCTAAAGGAGGAAATTTCTTTGAGAAATGAGTATGTCGATATCTTGGAGAGAAAGCTTTCTCATAATGAAGGAGAAAATTCGGAACTGAAGGCCGAGTTGAATGCTTATCTATCCCTTGTACCATTGTTGTCGCATCACATTTCTTCTCTAGAAGAGCATGCTTTTTCACTGTCAAATCTTTGCACCTCAAAAGGCAAACAGGTATGCTTTTTTCCCCGTTTTTACGGTGATAAGAAGCTCTCTTATGCATTATTATTCATAAGTACCAAGAAAAAGAATTTGCATCATTATTACTTGGTGCTATTGCAGATAACTACATCCATTATTAGCACATTCATGAGTGATATGCATCAAAAAGGATTTGCATTGTACCTTAAATAATGCAAAACAACCgttttctccaaaagcttaagctagcAGAAAATGATGTttctatagttttatatttaacagtccTTACATCTAGGTTAGAGATTTTTTGATAGGCCCATGATGTCGACTTGacttaaatgggaggaaatcaATTATACTATGAGGCAAGCGTGACTTGAGCTTAGGCTATCCTTCTTTGATACCATGTAAAATAATGCGAAACAACTGTTTTCTCCAAAAGCTTTCTTACTGAAATTTGGACTCCTGGTGCTAGGGCTGTTAGAAGAATTAATTTAATTGGTCCCACCCCTCCCCCTGGCTCCCCCCCCTCTCAAAATAATTGATTCTTTATTTGCTATGTCAAAATGTAAGAATTATGGCAAGATGTGTTTGTTAACTAATCTAGATCTGATTTTGgtcatctatttttattttatttttgtggcTCATGTATTGCTTTTGACATAGCTGATCTGTATCTTTTCAGAGCATCTCTTTGGCATGTGATGATGAGAAAGGTCAACTTGACGAAGACCATCAAGCCACTATGCAGTCAGGAGCTCTAGAGTTGCAAAAGCTTATCACCAAAGTAGAAGCAGTTCAAAAGGTGATTATGGACAGTAGGAATACCTTAGAGCAAGAACAATATGATACCACTGTTCTCTTGGCATCTGCTAAAAAGGAAATTGAAGAATTTAAAGCAAGTAAAGATGATAAATTGCAAAAAGATGAAGCTGAGAGCTCCAAACTCAAGCAAGGGCAAGTGATGAAAGATATTGAGCTCGATCAGGTATCGAGTTCTTCCCCATACAATAGTGGAAAAGGCCTATACAATCTGAGCCAGAACGAATATGCCGAACTCGAAGAACAAATGCTTCAACTTTGGGAAACTGCTGAAAGGGACTGCAACAACCAATTGGTAAAGCCATCATCAGCTGCTTCTGAGCATGATATAGAAGCTGTGAAGGAAGTGAAGAGTGAACACTCTTCTTCAGAATTAGCAGCAGAAAAGGAAGTGGGTGTCGACAAGCTAGAAATACCACAAGGGGCTTCAGAATCCCAAGAACAACGGGGCAAAAAGGTCCTTGAAAAGCTATCATCTGATGGTCAGAGGTTATCAGTACTTCGAGCAGGCATTGAGGAGTTGAAGAGGAAAATGGGGAACTCTCGAAATGGAAAGCTCCCTACAAGCTTTGAGTACAATTCTATCAAAGCCCGGTTGGATAAAACTGAGGAAGCTGTCTTGGAGCTGATCGATATGAACAGCAGGTTGACAAAGAGTGTGGACTACTATTCTAAATCATCTGATGGTATAgctgaggaagaagaggaagaagcggGCTTTGTAAGCAGAAGAAAGATCGCTGAGCAGACTCAAAGAGGATCAGAAAAGATTGGAAAGTTGGAATTGGATCTTCAAAAGATTCAATACATCTTTCTGAAACTTGAGGAAGAGCACGACAACCGAAGAATCGAAGTGCCTGATAAAAGAACTCGCATCCTTCTAAGGGATTATCTCTATGGAAGGAAAGACGGCAGGAGACAGAAGAAAGGGCCATTCTGTGGGTGCATGAGGCCGAAAACTAAGGGTGACTACTACTAATCTTTTTTGTGTTCGGTTATGCAACTCGCCTCACAGTTGTAAGCAAATAGTAGTTTATAGCTGAGATGTTTCTCGTTAAGATTTCATGCTTCGGCATTTTATCTGTTTAAGAGAAGCTGTATATGTTAGGCCCGAGAAACTTAGAATAAGCTCATTCGGTGAAGAttcatttttcactttctgTTTAATTTTCGCTCTTATAATGCTATGGCATTTTCTAGGAAGCAATCTAAGTTAATACCATGTTATGATTGAGTGTTTCACATCAAAAAGACTGATGCTGCCGCTTTAGCTGTGGCCAGGGGGCCCTTTGTTGGTGGGAGTGGATTCAGATGGCCATTCATTTACGTGGCTTCATTCTATCACATCCTTGCCAAAACTATAGTTCTGTTTTAATGGCCAGGGGAAGTGAAAGTGATAGAATAGTCGGCCACTGTCCTTTATGGCCAGAAATTTGAAGTAGCAAGGAAGACATAAAGATAGATTTGCTATTGTCATCTAGCTGCTGGAAAGAGATCAGATTCGGAAATCAGTTGCTAAGCAACTCCTTTCTGAAAGGGATGGAACAAGTTGTTCAGAAAAGTCTTGCAACGTGGTCAACACAAAATGTTTTACTCATCTCGTAACCGATGCCCTTTGTCACTTAGCTCAGGtgaatttctttattttccaaCGTAAGTATAATTGTATAAATCACTCAGAAACCCTCAATTTGATGCCTGTAGTTTGTTGGCGCCTCATGTTGTTTGGTATATTTATGATCCACTTTTCGTGGTGAATTCTTTTTCTGTCATAAGAAACGTTTTGCTGCATTTGGTTGCATCCTTTTTGAGGTTTCATTCTTAGGCTCCTTTTGGTGCTCATCCAGTGGTTTATATTGTGCACGGAAACCTGTAGTTAACTTCCAAGTGCATTACCTAACTACATTATTGGATCACTGAGAGGTAGTTAATTAACAAGGATTAATCAGATCAAAGGATTGGATTGAGTGTTTATATAGAGCATTGGAAAGGCTAAAGCTATGGATTCTTCTAGTTTCAGTAGCGTAGCGATAGAGTACATATAGAATTTTCCAATGATCGGAActaggagaaaaaaagaaaagaaaagaaaagaaaacctcCTATGCTTAAGCAAGAGGATGCACCTCAAGGCTCAAATCTTTACTAACTGAAAAAAAGGAGAACAAATCCTCAGAGATGTTCTTTATTTGTCATCTCAAACGACATTGTCGGGTGATGCGGTGTTATCGCCGATAACTCCCGATTTGCAAGAATGAAGCAGAAAGTTGCAAGCAGCGACGGCCTCTCCTACTGTCAGGAAGACCCATTCTTGTCCAATCGCTGCGAGGACCTTCGACTTATCTAACTTCTTCATTATTTCGCTTCCCGGGTTCGCTAAAACAAGCTGCTTAATCCAAAAGAATCATACACAATCACATTAATTAAAAGCATAAAAgatgattta
Above is a genomic segment from Ananas comosus cultivar F153 linkage group 15, ASM154086v1, whole genome shotgun sequence containing:
- the LOC109720917 gene encoding protein NETWORKED 1A is translated as MATLSHAESRRLYSWWWDSHISPKNSKWLQDNLTDMDMKVKGMIKLIEEDADSFARRAEMYYKKRPELMKLVEEFYRAYRALAERYDHATGALRQAHRTIASVAEQFPNQIPLVLSDESPTSSSGLEIEPHTPEMAAPVRTLFDHDEVQKDASSPQLHVVKRNGAYSEEKGLKQLNDMLSTDEGRVRKGLNFQGEEKTIKLKEKDDSNNEIKSLQEEVSRLKDQITSESHRANKAASEIQSLKEALEHLNSEKEAAVVNYQACIERLSTVEHQLSNSESELKKLTDDMAREIEKLNSIEELNQTLQLQKDILEEIVKAKEKELEQKQEEMENLQNSLQDEREQRIQAEQAFRCMEDLHTKSQEELKKLVVEIQKVREKLNELERNKLDLEMTVCKLKEEIDRLNEQNLTSQRIIKDLHNEMNLLKEAKEKLENEVGFHLEEKETLQKDLYQRKEEIERLNRQIISSELMMKDFHNDANSLKEAKEKLENDVGFHLEEKEALQKDLSRHKEEIERLNKRSLSSELVIKDLHNDINLLLEVKGKLENDVGFHVEEKEALQKDLSWHKEETNRLNEHNLSYEITIKDLHNDLNSLKEAKEKLENDVGFHVEEKEALRKDLSWHKEEINRLNEHNLSSELVIKDLHNDLNSLKEAKEKLENDVGFHVEEKETLHNDLSRHKEEIDRLNEQNLSSELMIKGLHNDVNSLKEAKEKLENDVRFHVEEKEPLWKDLSWHKEEINRLNKHNLSSELMIKDLHNDLNSLMEAKEKLENDVGFHVEEKETLQKDLSRHKEEIDRLNEHNLSSELMIKDLHNDVNSLKEAKEKFESDLRFHVEEKEALQKDLIQRKEEIDRLNEHILSSELRIKDFQKDINSLREAKERLEDDVGLYLEEKAALQKDLNQKKEEIDGLKEQNLSSVHMREDLHNEINLLKETKEKLESEVGFHLGEKAVLQEDLNRHKEEIYGLNEQNLSSVSLIKDLHNEINLLKQAKEKLENEVGFHLGEKEALQKDLTRHKEERNDLEQKHKNLAGEVEGFRNNLQTVQVLVKELQSENMELKETCSKYEIENGVLVEKVKDMEEVSEKSAVLENSLSDANAELETLREQITSLDASRNSLSEEISTHISEKAVLVSQVETLHRNIAEVSEKISFLENSLSDANAELECLREKLKDSEESGQSLLTQNSSLLAEKNNLVSQVESITLLLQNMESRHAELEDKHSSLSREKDLTHNHVKELQDLLDVKNKEHETVIESRQMKLVALENQIHSLEEKNQSTQEKLEEEQLKYMGASMNILVLERNLVDVKENNSTLLAECQKYLVSSQLAEKLVSQFKQEILNKEKEIRSLSQHNEKLREGVNLLASTLNINEKLGSSERVEDEVLLKTIWSETGNIMNLMADTEDENQFMNTEISVLATLLRQIGLDLSELRSQKCILKCELETKVKEIVALEKKNHEILGLNEQLRKGIETGDKRAEALKSEMEVLSGKLLNLKEAYLTSQGEIANLIEKNESISKELQTLIEKHNELQEESSSIFAERMRLENLYLFFSSLSDERASQLTLTSDQIDSLHLVKNELEKGIRGLSSRTEVLESENKHLKDSMIYLEELKTRLVSLEFDLNTTRNFYEELNLEIEDGLSLLIEKDRELSEEGKKVQALQENHMDLCKVVDALQLDIEGAKLVKEELEKKTSTLSEGNAYKDNEIARLQQANETLQGEIDRLVKEVGTLRRREEDLTYELQQERDEVEQCERDIVVLLSDIIKSSVNSTVYKEKVLELIIEGEGLEISALTQKEILKEEISLRNEYVDILERKLSHNEGENSELKAELNAYLSLVPLLSHHISSLEEHAFSLSNLCTSKGKQSISLACDDEKGQLDEDHQATMQSGALELQKLITKVEAVQKVIMDSRNTLEQEQYDTTVLLASAKKEIEEFKASKDDKLQKDEAESSKLKQGQVMKDIELDQVSSSSPYNSGKGLYNLSQNEYAELEEQMLQLWETAERDCNNQLVKPSSAASEHDIEAVKEVKSEHSSSELAAEKEVGVDKLEIPQGASESQEQRGKKVLEKLSSDGQRLSVLRAGIEELKRKMGNSRNGKLPTSFEYNSIKARLDKTEEAVLELIDMNSRLTKSVDYYSKSSDGIAEEEEEEAGFVSRRKIAEQTQRGSEKIGKLELDLQKIQYIFLKLEEEHDNRRIEVPDKRTRILLRDYLYGRKDGRRQKKGPFCGCMRPKTKGDYY